AAGCAAACTCGTCACAAAGGTCGACATCAACATCCTGAAACGATCAATGGAAACGATATTAAAGGAATAAAAGTAAAAACAGTATCTTCCTTTCGGAGGTAAAAATGAAAAAAAATTATCTTATAATCATCGTCACGCTTTCTTTCGCCGTCATAATCGGATTGCTCATCGGGCTGAATATGAAAAGTTTTTATGGAGGGGGCTATACCGGCGGGAATATCGGAGTGATTGAAATTGAAGAAGTCATCACTTATTCGAAATACATCGTCGATGACCTCAAGGACTTCGGCGACGACCCTTCGATCAAGGCGATTGTAATAAGAGTCGATTCTCCGGGCGGCGGCGTCGCCGCTTCCCAGGAGATCTATGAACAGGTCAAGAAAACCCGTGAAAAGAAAAAGGTCGTCGTTTCAATGGGCGGCGTCGCCGCTTCCGGCGGCTATTATGTTTCTCTGCCGGCGGATGTGATCGTCG
The DNA window shown above is from candidate division WOR-3 bacterium and carries:
- a CDS encoding S49 family peptidase codes for the protein MKKNYLIIIVTLSFAVIIGLLIGLNMKSFYGGGYTGGNIGVIEIEEVITYSKYIVDDLKDFGDDPSIKAIVIRVDSPGGGVAASQEIYEQVKKTREKKKVVVSMGGVAASGGYYVSLPADVIVANPGTITGSIGVIMEFPIFEELLKKLGIDFEVIKSREHKDIGSPF